Proteins co-encoded in one Arachis hypogaea cultivar Tifrunner chromosome 13, arahy.Tifrunner.gnm2.J5K5, whole genome shotgun sequence genomic window:
- the LOC112737777 gene encoding phospholipase A1-IIdelta, with protein MADSTTTPTWHQLLGSNNWENLLDPLHPHLLNLILRCGDFIQATYDAFNNDKNSPYCGSSRYGKPSFFKKVMFDDLESYTVACFLYGTARVSVPEALLLHSLSREAWDRESNWIGYIAVTTDEVSKKLNRREIYVVWRGTTRDFEWIDVFGAAPESATGLLNAKSLRNLDKAKDGDGSSSSDSEEDDDVPKVMKGWLTIYTSEDPKSPFTKLSARTQVLTKVKALLKLYKDENPSVVLVGHSLGASLSIVSAFDLVENGITDVPVAAFVFGSPQIGNKAFNERVKSFNNLRVLHVRNVIDVIPHYPGRLLGYEYTGVELEIDTRKSPNLKDSKNPSDWHNLQAMLHVVAGWNGKHGEFKLRVKRSLALVNKSCEFLKDEYRVPGLWWVEKNKGMVKRDDGEWVLDAPEEEDMPVPEDYD; from the exons ATGGCAGATTCCACAACAACCCCCACATGGCACCAACTCTTGGGAAGCAACAACTGGGAGAATCTCCTTGACCCCCTCCACCCTCACCTCCTCAACCTCATCCTCCGCTGCGGCGACTTCATCCAAGCCACCTATGACGCCTTCAACAACGACAAAAACTCCCCCTACTGCGGCTCCAGCCGTTACGGGAAGCCCTCTTTCTTCAAGAAAGTCATGTTTGATGATCTCGAAAGTTACACTGTCGCGTGCTTTCTGTACGGCACCGCGCGCGTGTCCGTCCCCGAAGCGCTTCTTCTGCACTCCCTTTCACGTGAGGCGTGGGACCGCGAGTCCAACTGGATCGGGTACATAGCTGTGACGACTGATGAGGTCAGCAAGAAGTTGAACCGGCGTGAGATCTATGTTGTGTGGCGCGGCACCACCCGGGACTTTGAGTGGATTGATGTGTTTGGAGCTGCTCCTGAATCTGCAACCGGCTTGTTGAATGCTAAGAGTTTAag AAACTTGGACAAAGCCAAAGACGGAGACGGCAGTAGCAGTAGCGACAGCGAGGAAGACGACGACGTCCCCAAAGTAATGAAGGGTTGGCTAACAATCTACACCTCCGAAGATCCAAAATCTCCATTCACAAAACTAAGCGCAAGGACACAAGTCTTAACCAAAGTGAAAGCCTTGTTGAAACTCTACAAAGACGAGAACCCTAGCGTGGTCCTGGTAGGGCACAGCCTAGGTGCATCCTTATCCATCGTGAGCGCTTTCGACCTCGTTGAAAACGGCATCACCGACGTCCCCGTCGCCGCTTTCGTCTTTGGTTCACCCCAAATTGGGAACAAGGCATTCAACGAGAGAGTGAAGAGTTTCAATAACTTGAGGGTTCTTCACGTGAGAAACGTGATTGACGTAATTCCTCATTACCCAGGGAGGCTGCTAGGGTACGAATATACTGGCGTGGAGCTCGAGATCGATACGCGAAAATCGCCGAATCTGAAGGACTCGAAGAACCCTAGCGACTGGCATAACCTGCAGGCAATGCTGCATGTGGTGGCGGGGTGGAATGGGAAGCATGGTGAGTTTAAGTTGAGAGTGAAGAGAAGCTTGGCTCTTGTGAACAAGTCTTGTGAGTTCTTGAAGGATGAGTACCGCGTGCCTGGGTTATGGTGGGTTGAGAAGAATAAAGGGATGGTGAAAAGGGACGATGGTGAGTGGGTCCTGGATGCCCCAGAAGAGGAGGACATGCCTGTGCCTGAAGATTATGATTGA